A genomic region of Arachis hypogaea cultivar Tifrunner chromosome 5, arahy.Tifrunner.gnm2.J5K5, whole genome shotgun sequence contains the following coding sequences:
- the LOC112800419 gene encoding 7,8-epoxymelianol synthase CYP88A51-like isoform X2 produces MIRMVWLMVVVGLLGGYAFVFGLLRRINNWYYVWRVGKTKYPLPPGDLGWPFLGNMPSFLKAFNSDPDSFIHNLLSRYGRTGMYRTHLFGWPSIIVCSPETCRKVLTDVERLKLGYPASTMALVGKRSFHGISNAEHKRLRRLTTASMTGHDTLSTYVGLIEDISIKSLHELSSMDRPFEFLVEMRKFAFKVFTTIFFGFHDHDHVDLDMVDNLYTILNLGMKSMAINLPGFAFHRALKARKKLKRILEGVLERKRNNNKRKDEMMRRDLISVLMEVKDEEGRQLEDEDIVDLLVIFLLAGHESSAHGILWTIIYLTQHPVLFLTAKREQQEIINTRPSMQTGLDIKEIKRMTYLSKVIDEMLRRTTISFANFRQAKVNVNINGYTIPKDWKILVWNRGVHMDPETYPNPMEFDPSRWDNYHARAGSFLPFGLGSRLCPGGDLAKLEITIFLHHFLLNYKMERINPDCPVIYLPVPRPSDNCLAKIVKAT; encoded by the exons ATGATAAGAATGGTGTGGTTAATGGTGGTAGTAGGTTTGTTGGGAGGATATGCATTTGTGTTTGGGTTGTTGAGAAGGATAAACAATTGGTACTATGTTTGGAGAGTGGGAAAAACTAAATACCCTCTTCCACCTGGTGATTTGGGTTGGCCTTTCCTCGGCAACATGCCTTCCTTCCTCAAAGCTTTCAACTCCGACCCTGATTCCTTCATCCATAACCTTCTTTCCAG ATATGGGAGGACAGGGATGTATAGAACGCACCTGTTTGGATGGCCGAGCATAATAGTGTGCAGCCCAGAGACATGCAGAAAGGTGCTAACTGACGTTGAGAGGCTCAAGCTTGGATACCCGGCTTCAACCATGGCGCTTGTAGGCAAGAGATCATTCCACGGCATATCAAACGCCGAGCACAAGCGCCTACGCCGTCTAACCACTGCTTCGATGACTGGCCATGACACCTTGTCCACGTATGTTGGTCTCATAGAGGATATTTCCATCAAGTCTCTCCATGAGTTGAGCAGCATGGACAGACCTTTTGAGTTTCTGGTTGAGATGAGGAAGTTCGCATTCAAAGTTTTTACCACTATCTTTTTTGGCTTTCATGATCATGATCACGTTGACCTTGACATGGTAGACAACTTGTACACAATCTTGAATCTAGGAATGAAGTCTATGGCGATCAATCTTCCTGGCTTTGCATTTCATAGAGCACTCAAG GCACGAAAGAAGCTTAAGAGGATTCTTGAAGGGGTGTTGGAGCgaaagagaaataataataaaagaaaggatgAGATGATGAGGAGAGATTTGATTTCAGTATTGATGGAAGTGAAAGATGAAGAGGGTAGGCAGCTGGAAGATGAAGACATCGTAGACTTACTTGTCATATTCTTGTTAGCCGGTCACGAAAGCTCTGCTCATGGCATCTTGTGGACCATCATCTACCTCACCCAACACCCCGTTCTCTTCCTTACAGCTAAG CGAGAACAACAAGAGATCATCAACACAAGGCCTTCCATGCAGACAGGATTGGACATTAAGGAAATTAAGCGGATGACTTATTTATCAAag GTTATTGATGAGATGCTGCGCAGAACAACTATCTCCTTTGCAAACTTTAGACAGGCAAAAGTTAATGTTAACATTAATG GTTATACTATACCAAAAGACTGGAAAATCTTGGTTTGGAATAGAGGTGTTCACATGGATCCTGAAACTTATCCCAATCCAATGGAATTTGATCCTTCCAGATGGGAT AATTACCATGCTAGAGCAGGGTCTTTTCTTCCGTTCGGATTAGGAAGTCGGTTATGTCCTGGAGGTGACCTAGCCAAGCTTGAGATCACCATTTTCCTCCATCATTTTCTTCTAAATTACAA AATGGAGAGAATTAATCCTGATTGTCCGGTGATTTATTTACCGGTGCCAAGGCCAAGTGACAACTGCCTTGCAAAAATTGTGAAGGCCACATAA
- the LOC112800419 gene encoding 7,8-epoxymelianol synthase CYP88A51-like isoform X1, producing the protein MIRMVWLMVVVGLLGGYAFVFGLLRRINNWYYVWRVGKTKYPLPPGDLGWPFLGNMPSFLKAFNSDPDSFIHNLLSRYGRTGMYRTHLFGWPSIIVCSPETCRKVLTDVERLKLGYPASTMALVGKRSFHGISNAEHKRLRRLTTASMTGHDTLSTYVGLIEDISIKSLHELSSMDRPFEFLVEMRKFAFKVFTTIFFGFHDHDHVDLDMVDNLYTILNLGMKSMAINLPGFAFHRALKVSFYKCLQLIKYTARKKLKRILEGVLERKRNNNKRKDEMMRRDLISVLMEVKDEEGRQLEDEDIVDLLVIFLLAGHESSAHGILWTIIYLTQHPVLFLTAKREQQEIINTRPSMQTGLDIKEIKRMTYLSKVIDEMLRRTTISFANFRQAKVNVNINGYTIPKDWKILVWNRGVHMDPETYPNPMEFDPSRWDNYHARAGSFLPFGLGSRLCPGGDLAKLEITIFLHHFLLNYKMERINPDCPVIYLPVPRPSDNCLAKIVKAT; encoded by the exons ATGATAAGAATGGTGTGGTTAATGGTGGTAGTAGGTTTGTTGGGAGGATATGCATTTGTGTTTGGGTTGTTGAGAAGGATAAACAATTGGTACTATGTTTGGAGAGTGGGAAAAACTAAATACCCTCTTCCACCTGGTGATTTGGGTTGGCCTTTCCTCGGCAACATGCCTTCCTTCCTCAAAGCTTTCAACTCCGACCCTGATTCCTTCATCCATAACCTTCTTTCCAG ATATGGGAGGACAGGGATGTATAGAACGCACCTGTTTGGATGGCCGAGCATAATAGTGTGCAGCCCAGAGACATGCAGAAAGGTGCTAACTGACGTTGAGAGGCTCAAGCTTGGATACCCGGCTTCAACCATGGCGCTTGTAGGCAAGAGATCATTCCACGGCATATCAAACGCCGAGCACAAGCGCCTACGCCGTCTAACCACTGCTTCGATGACTGGCCATGACACCTTGTCCACGTATGTTGGTCTCATAGAGGATATTTCCATCAAGTCTCTCCATGAGTTGAGCAGCATGGACAGACCTTTTGAGTTTCTGGTTGAGATGAGGAAGTTCGCATTCAAAGTTTTTACCACTATCTTTTTTGGCTTTCATGATCATGATCACGTTGACCTTGACATGGTAGACAACTTGTACACAATCTTGAATCTAGGAATGAAGTCTATGGCGATCAATCTTCCTGGCTTTGCATTTCATAGAGCACTCAAGGTCTCTTTCTATAAATGTCTTCAACTAATTAAGTACACG GCACGAAAGAAGCTTAAGAGGATTCTTGAAGGGGTGTTGGAGCgaaagagaaataataataaaagaaaggatgAGATGATGAGGAGAGATTTGATTTCAGTATTGATGGAAGTGAAAGATGAAGAGGGTAGGCAGCTGGAAGATGAAGACATCGTAGACTTACTTGTCATATTCTTGTTAGCCGGTCACGAAAGCTCTGCTCATGGCATCTTGTGGACCATCATCTACCTCACCCAACACCCCGTTCTCTTCCTTACAGCTAAG CGAGAACAACAAGAGATCATCAACACAAGGCCTTCCATGCAGACAGGATTGGACATTAAGGAAATTAAGCGGATGACTTATTTATCAAag GTTATTGATGAGATGCTGCGCAGAACAACTATCTCCTTTGCAAACTTTAGACAGGCAAAAGTTAATGTTAACATTAATG GTTATACTATACCAAAAGACTGGAAAATCTTGGTTTGGAATAGAGGTGTTCACATGGATCCTGAAACTTATCCCAATCCAATGGAATTTGATCCTTCCAGATGGGAT AATTACCATGCTAGAGCAGGGTCTTTTCTTCCGTTCGGATTAGGAAGTCGGTTATGTCCTGGAGGTGACCTAGCCAAGCTTGAGATCACCATTTTCCTCCATCATTTTCTTCTAAATTACAA AATGGAGAGAATTAATCCTGATTGTCCGGTGATTTATTTACCGGTGCCAAGGCCAAGTGACAACTGCCTTGCAAAAATTGTGAAGGCCACATAA
- the LOC112800420 gene encoding glycine cleavage system H protein, mitochondrial-like, giving the protein MALRLWASSTANALKLSSAASRTHHLPSPFFLSRCFSTVLDGLKYANSHEWVKHEGSVATIGITDHAQDHLGEVVFVDLPEPGGSVKQGGSFGAVESVKATSDVNSPISGEIIEVNASLKETPGLINSSPYEGGWMIKVKPTSPAELDSLLGPKEYTKFCQEEDAAH; this is encoded by the exons ATGGCACTCAGGCTGTGGGCTTCTTCAACTGCAAATGCACTCAAACTATCTTCAGCAGCTTCTAGAACTCATCACCTCCCTTCTCCCTTCTTTCTCTCCAGATGCTTCTCTACCG TGTTGGATGGACTCAAGTACGCAAACTCACATGAATGGGTCAAGCATGAAGGCTCAGTGGCCACCATTGGAATCACTGACCATGCTCAG GACCATCTTGGAGAGGTTGTGTTTGTAGATCTGCCTGAAccgggtggttcagtgaaacaagGAGGTAGTTTTGGAGCGGTTGAGAGTGTGAAGGCAACTAGTGATGTCAACTCTCCAATCTCTGGTGAAATCATTGAGGTTAACGCTTCTCTCAAGGAAACCCCTGGCCTG ATAAACTCGAGCCCGTACGAAGGTGGATGGATGATAAAAGTAAAGCCAACTAGTCCAGCTGAATTGGATTCCTTGCTGGGACCAAAGGAGTACACTAAATTCTGCCAAGAAGAAGATGCTGCACATTGA